From a region of the Microcoleus sp. AS-A8 genome:
- a CDS encoding triacylglycerol lipase, which yields MNGASDYARRTKPERNPVLLIHGITDTIAVFSKMDPYLSRLGWSVHHFNMIPNNGDGCLDLLAKQVADYVDQRFGPTQPIDIVGFSMGGLVSRYYIQRLGGIERVKRFVSISAPNNGTLAGYLSWRPGCTQMRPDSAFLQDLNRDAVNILGRLNFTVIWTPYDLIIVPSNSSQMPVGKEVTVPVRLHSWMLTDDRCLKAIATALSEPILTHASSSSRL from the coding sequence ATGAATGGTGCAAGCGATTACGCGAGGCGTACAAAACCCGAACGCAACCCTGTATTGCTGATTCACGGCATTACCGACACAATCGCCGTCTTTAGCAAAATGGATCCTTATCTGAGCCGACTGGGTTGGTCAGTACATCACTTCAACATGATACCCAACAACGGCGACGGCTGCCTTGACCTATTGGCTAAGCAAGTGGCTGATTATGTGGATCAGAGGTTTGGCCCCACACAACCCATCGATATTGTTGGCTTCAGCATGGGGGGTCTGGTGTCGCGATACTATATACAACGATTGGGAGGCATTGAGCGAGTCAAGCGCTTCGTGAGTATATCGGCTCCCAACAACGGCACTTTGGCCGGTTATCTGTCTTGGCGTCCTGGCTGTACTCAGATGCGTCCAGATAGTGCGTTTTTACAGGATTTGAATCGAGATGCTGTAAATATTTTGGGACGCCTGAACTTTACCGTGATCTGGACGCCTTACGATTTAATCATTGTCCCGTCGAATAGTTCGCAGATGCCCGTGGGGAAAGAGGTGACGGTACCTGTTCGCCTGCATTCCTGGATGTTGACGGATGATCGATGTCTCAAAGCGATAGCGACGGCGCTCTCGGAACCGATTTTAACTCATGCGTCATCATCGTCACGTTTGTAA
- a CDS encoding pentapeptide repeat-containing protein gives MTNQKHIELLAQGVNVWNAWMEKNHHLIPDLREANLREAHLRYVNLCRADLSEADLFNAKLSGADLTGANLSRANLFLADFSTADLTRVALSEANLTRANLFVTNLSEADLTGANLKEANLKEANFSHANLNRADLSGVNLHRANLSKADLRNINLSDANLSGANLGKANLSGANLSGANLSGANLCGVNFKSANLCGANFKRANLSGASLSHTHALGSNYEQARLTGAELEDWRTNSDTNFDGVICDYVYLKAHHQARLPMTGKFVPGEFISLFSRQMNYHSVS, from the coding sequence ATGACAAATCAAAAGCACATTGAATTACTCGCTCAAGGAGTAAATGTATGGAATGCTTGGATGGAAAAAAATCATCATTTAATTCCCGATCTCCGAGAAGCCAACCTGAGAGAAGCTCACCTCCGATATGTCAACCTGTGTAGAGCGGATTTATCGGAAGCAGATTTATTTAATGCCAAGCTCAGCGGAGCCGACCTCACTGGAGCTAACCTCAGTAGAGCGAACCTCTTTTTAGCCGATTTCTCAACAGCCGACCTCACTAGAGTGGCTCTCAGTGAAGCCAACCTGACTAGAGCTAACCTGTTTGTCACCAATCTCAGTGAGGCTGATTTGACGGGAGCTAACCTCAAAGAAGCTAATCTCAAAGAAGCCAATTTTAGCCATGCCAATCTCAATAGAGCCGACCTCAGTGGCGTCAATCTCCATAGAGCGAACCTCAGTAAAGCCGACCTGAGGAATATCAACCTGAGTGATGCTAACCTGAGTGGTGCCAACCTAGGTAAAGCCAACCTGAGTGGTGCTAACCTGAGTGGTGCTAACCTGAGTGGTGCTAACCTCTGCGGTGTTAACTTCAAGAGCGCTAACCTCTGTGGTGCTAACTTCAAGAGAGCCAATCTCAGTGGTGCAAGTTTGAGCCATACTCATGCGTTGGGTAGTAACTATGAACAGGCAAGACTTACGGGTGCTGAGCTAGAAGATTGGCGTACTAACAGTGACACAAACTTTGATGGTGTGATTTGTGACTATGTTTATTTGAAGGCACACCATCAAGCTCGTCTCCCGATGACTGGAAAATTTGTCCCAGGAGAGTTCATCAGTTTATTTTCAAGACAAATGAACTATCACTCTGTAAGTTAA
- a CDS encoding tetratricopeptide repeat protein, producing the protein MIDQVADAFERKDYRTAARLLKQWVKQEPKNLWVQLYIGRLYEATGKQESAENVYRQLLRGTTNPKIISQARQGLGRLEAMEKERRRQALAEATADPNSGQVGVLVLEPLQAETKAEAVQKFAHIMQLDAYSARLQLPMRGWRLYRTGPMGELNFYVSSLREASIPCFCAAIADIKKINVFNVHYFSPESQSSQPTVVCKNEQGQLGSLTFDWSEVTQRVEGLLPLFDQVVDRDARGNFKRKTQTLDYVQFCDLHLPERGSILRLGARNYQFQQGLALSPKPLADQRRKSKAPSLEQGTTKNNWNHLVDFLNQNLPQVPVGSDFKTFAETAIDFREMLGNLPSHIDLFRRQETPWDPAFQLYSGLVFLKNSSQEK; encoded by the coding sequence ATGATTGACCAAGTGGCTGATGCCTTTGAGCGTAAAGATTATCGAACTGCTGCCCGATTACTCAAGCAGTGGGTCAAACAGGAGCCGAAGAACCTTTGGGTTCAGCTTTATATCGGACGACTGTATGAAGCGACGGGCAAGCAGGAATCGGCTGAAAATGTCTATCGGCAGTTATTACGGGGCACGACTAATCCTAAAATCATATCTCAAGCACGTCAGGGGCTGGGGCGCTTAGAAGCTATGGAGAAAGAGCGACGGCGACAAGCTCTGGCTGAGGCGACGGCTGACCCGAACAGTGGGCAAGTGGGGGTTTTGGTACTGGAACCGCTCCAGGCTGAAACGAAAGCGGAAGCGGTGCAAAAGTTTGCCCACATCATGCAACTCGATGCCTACAGCGCCAGGTTACAGTTACCGATGCGCGGCTGGCGATTGTATCGCACGGGGCCGATGGGAGAACTCAACTTTTATGTTTCATCTCTACGTGAGGCGTCAATTCCTTGCTTTTGTGCCGCGATCGCTGACATCAAAAAAATTAACGTGTTTAACGTTCATTATTTTTCCCCAGAGAGCCAATCTTCTCAACCCACTGTGGTTTGCAAAAACGAGCAGGGACAGTTGGGTTCTCTGACTTTCGACTGGTCAGAAGTCACTCAAAGAGTGGAAGGACTATTGCCGCTGTTTGACCAAGTGGTGGATCGGGATGCGCGTGGCAATTTTAAGCGCAAAACTCAAACCCTGGATTACGTCCAGTTTTGCGACCTGCATTTACCGGAACGAGGGAGTATTCTGCGTTTAGGCGCTCGTAACTATCAGTTCCAGCAGGGACTCGCTCTTTCTCCAAAGCCCCTTGCCGATCAACGCCGGAAGTCAAAAGCGCCTTCGCTCGAACAAGGAACTACCAAAAACAACTGGAATCACTTAGTCGATTTCCTTAACCAAAACTTGCCTCAAGTTCCAGTCGGGTCAGATTTCAAAACCTTTGCCGAAACCGCGATCGATTTTAGAGAAATGCTGGGTAACCTGCCTTCTCATATCGACTTGTTTCGTCGACAAGAGACGCCTTGGGACCCAGCATTTCAGTTGTATAGTGGATTGGTTTTCCTGAAGAATTCTTCTCAGGAAAAATGA
- a CDS encoding nicotinate phosphoribosyltransferase codes for MNIEDQELILGPEDYSLLTDLYQLTMAACYTGEGLFARPASFELFVRQLPKGFGYLIAMGLAQALAYLEKFRFTKNQLEALQATGIFAEAPEQFWSILAEGRFTGDIWAVPEGTAIFASEPLLRVDAPLWQAQIVETYLLNTINYQTLVATRAARMRDVAGPEAKLLEFGTRRAFSPQGSIWAARAAMAAGLDATSNVLAALKLGRKPSGTMAHALVMAIAAIEGSEQDAFSAFYRYFPNAALLIDTYDTITAAENLAQREKAGEIQVAGVRLDSGDLVTLSQKVRSLLPNATIFASGDLDEYEIARLKQEGACIDGYGLGTRLVTGTPVNGIYKLVEIDGIATMKETINKATYPGRKQIYRQIVNGKLIQDRLALFWEAPQPNEQPLLQLVMKQGQRVQPPEPLTEISQRTAASVATLSTSIRQLNDPTPLAVQISDHLLQLTQATQHRQISQLTR; via the coding sequence ATGAATATTGAAGACCAGGAACTGATACTCGGCCCTGAAGATTACAGTCTGTTGACTGACCTTTACCAGCTCACGATGGCAGCTTGCTATACGGGCGAAGGTCTTTTTGCTCGACCCGCCTCCTTTGAGCTATTTGTGCGGCAGTTACCCAAGGGATTTGGCTATCTGATTGCCATGGGGCTAGCACAGGCGCTGGCATACCTGGAAAAGTTTCGTTTCACTAAAAACCAGTTGGAGGCTTTACAAGCCACAGGCATTTTTGCGGAAGCTCCGGAACAATTCTGGTCAATCCTGGCGGAGGGGCGGTTTACAGGCGATATCTGGGCGGTACCAGAGGGAACAGCCATTTTTGCGTCGGAGCCATTGTTGCGGGTGGATGCCCCCCTGTGGCAGGCGCAGATTGTGGAAACATATCTGTTGAATACGATTAACTATCAGACTTTAGTGGCGACACGAGCCGCACGGATGCGAGATGTGGCAGGGCCTGAGGCGAAGTTACTGGAGTTTGGGACGAGGCGGGCGTTTAGCCCTCAAGGTTCTATATGGGCAGCGCGGGCGGCAATGGCGGCGGGGTTGGATGCAACCTCAAATGTGCTGGCGGCGCTGAAGTTAGGGCGCAAGCCAAGCGGGACAATGGCTCATGCCTTGGTGATGGCGATCGCAGCCATAGAAGGCAGTGAGCAGGATGCTTTTAGTGCGTTCTATCGCTACTTTCCCAATGCGGCCTTGTTAATCGATACCTACGATACGATCACCGCGGCAGAGAATTTGGCACAACGGGAAAAAGCTGGCGAAATCCAAGTGGCGGGTGTGCGCTTGGATTCTGGGGATTTAGTGACTTTGTCCCAAAAAGTGCGATCGCTTCTTCCTAATGCGACAATCTTTGCCAGTGGTGATTTGGATGAGTATGAAATTGCCAGACTCAAACAAGAAGGAGCTTGCATCGATGGCTATGGACTGGGAACGCGACTGGTTACCGGAACGCCCGTGAATGGAATCTATAAGCTGGTCGAAATTGATGGCATTGCCACGATGAAGGAAACAATTAACAAAGCCACTTATCCGGGACGCAAGCAAATCTATCGCCAAATTGTCAATGGGAAGCTCATCCAAGACCGATTAGCACTCTTCTGGGAAGCCCCTCAGCCCAATGAGCAGCCTTTGTTGCAATTGGTGATGAAACAAGGTCAACGGGTACAGCCACCGGAACCTTTAACAGAAATTTCCCAGCGCACAGCGGCCTCTGTGGCAACACTTTCTACCTCAATCCGCCAACTTAATGACCCAACTCCCCTCGCCGTACAAATCTCTGATCATCTTTTGCAGCTAACTCAAGCGACTCAGCACAGACAGATTAGCCAGTTAACACGTTAG